From one Streptomyces sp. Q6 genomic stretch:
- a CDS encoding polysaccharide deacetylase family protein, with translation MTKIRRGFRAVAVLATAGALSLGLSACTQYDTTKPSRARKVSAADATSGGGARTASAFGTVDCRRAKCVALTFDAGPSENSPRLLDILKDKKVPATFFLLGKNHIAKHPDLVKRMAREGHELASHTWDHKILTDVDDDTIRAEFKRTDDAVERLTGKRPTLMRPPQGRTNDHVSALAKEEGLAQILWDVTCKDYETTDSALIQKRAVTQTRRDSIILLHDIYRGTVPAVPGIIDALKQKGYVFVTVPQLLAPGTAEPGKVYKP, from the coding sequence ATGACGAAAATACGGAGAGGGTTCCGCGCGGTCGCCGTTCTCGCGACCGCCGGAGCCCTCTCCCTCGGCCTGAGCGCCTGTACGCAGTACGACACGACGAAGCCGAGCAGGGCCCGCAAGGTCTCCGCCGCCGACGCCACGTCCGGTGGCGGTGCCCGCACGGCGAGCGCGTTCGGCACGGTCGACTGCCGCAGGGCCAAGTGCGTCGCGCTCACCTTCGACGCGGGCCCGAGCGAGAACAGCCCCCGGCTGCTCGACATCCTGAAGGACAAGAAGGTCCCCGCGACGTTCTTCCTGCTCGGCAAGAACCACATCGCCAAGCACCCGGACCTGGTGAAGCGGATGGCGCGCGAGGGGCACGAGCTCGCCAGTCACACCTGGGACCACAAGATCCTGACCGACGTCGACGACGACACGATCCGGGCCGAGTTCAAGCGCACCGACGACGCGGTGGAGCGGCTGACGGGCAAGCGCCCGACGCTGATGCGTCCGCCGCAGGGCCGCACGAACGACCATGTGAGCGCACTCGCCAAGGAGGAGGGGCTCGCGCAGATCCTGTGGGACGTGACCTGCAAGGACTACGAGACCACGGACTCGGCCCTGATCCAGAAGCGGGCCGTGACGCAGACCCGGCGGGACAGCATCATCCTGCTGCACGACATCTACCGCGGCACGGTCCCGGCCGTCCCCGGCATCATCGACGCCCTCAAGCAGAAGGGCTACGTGTTCGTGACGGTGCCGCAGCTGCTCGCGCCGGGCACGGCGGAGCCGGGCAAGGTCTACAAGCCCTGA
- a CDS encoding SRPBCC family protein — MTAHIRIIRDTPLSAAEAWQRLTEWERHGDVVPLTRVTVPTPPPTAVGTRFVARTGIGRRLGFDDTMEVVEWQPPHRCRMEKRGTFVTGWAEFEVREREGGGARVEWREDIGVRGVPKAADPLLAAAGRRMFGRAMNGLLRHGG, encoded by the coding sequence ATGACCGCCCACATCCGGATCATCCGTGACACACCGCTTTCCGCGGCCGAGGCCTGGCAACGGCTCACCGAGTGGGAGCGGCACGGCGACGTCGTCCCGCTCACCCGTGTCACCGTGCCCACGCCGCCGCCGACCGCCGTGGGCACGAGGTTCGTGGCCCGCACCGGGATCGGCCGCCGCCTGGGCTTCGACGACACGATGGAGGTCGTGGAGTGGCAGCCGCCGCACCGCTGCCGGATGGAGAAGCGGGGCACCTTCGTCACGGGCTGGGCCGAGTTCGAGGTGCGGGAGCGCGAGGGCGGCGGAGCGCGCGTGGAGTGGCGGGAGGACATCGGGGTGCGCGGGGTGCCCAAGGCCGCCGATCCGCTGCTCGCGGCCGCGGGGCGCCGGATGTTCGGCCGGGCGATGAACGGGCTGCTGCGCCACGGCGGTTGA
- a CDS encoding saccharopine dehydrogenase NADP-binding domain-containing protein: MAIAVYGATGHTGRLVTAELLARGQDVILAGRDERGLRALAAELAAPDRVHVHVAPLDDSEALRRLARGADALNHCAGPFTTTGPPVAAAAAEAGIPYVDHAIEPHPVKHLFDAFQGTAERTGAVLIPQMSFYGGFGDLLAAAAAAGLPDVEKVTVGYAVTGWRMTRGAVSTANLLIGEIDRISYADGAQRIGPVEVRNSVFPFPPPVGPRTTIVPFPSGEVVTVPRHVPTRAVEVQLTASTFEEEQIFSSVDASPQERARTEFTVAVQVVRAGGGGRNAHVRGRDIWRAAAVASVEAVLRLTGGEGPCKAGVFSPAEAFEAAGFLRTLADQGVFEAALPEP, translated from the coding sequence ATGGCCATAGCCGTCTACGGCGCCACGGGGCACACGGGGCGCCTCGTCACCGCCGAACTCCTCGCCCGGGGCCAGGACGTGATCCTCGCCGGCCGCGACGAACGGGGGCTGCGCGCGCTGGCCGCCGAACTCGCCGCCCCCGACCGGGTCCACGTCCACGTGGCACCCCTCGACGACAGCGAGGCGCTCCGCCGGCTCGCCCGCGGGGCCGACGCGCTGAACCACTGCGCGGGCCCCTTCACGACCACGGGACCGCCGGTCGCCGCCGCGGCCGCCGAGGCCGGGATCCCGTACGTCGACCACGCCATCGAGCCGCACCCCGTCAAGCACCTCTTCGACGCGTTCCAGGGCACGGCCGAGCGGACCGGCGCCGTCCTGATCCCGCAGATGAGCTTCTACGGGGGCTTCGGCGACCTGCTCGCCGCGGCGGCGGCCGCGGGGCTGCCGGACGTGGAGAAGGTGACCGTCGGCTACGCCGTCACCGGCTGGCGGATGACGCGGGGCGCCGTGAGCACCGCCAACCTGCTCATCGGGGAGATCGACCGGATCTCGTACGCGGACGGGGCCCAGCGGATCGGGCCGGTCGAGGTGCGCAACTCCGTCTTCCCGTTCCCGCCGCCGGTCGGGCCGCGCACCACGATCGTGCCGTTCCCGTCCGGCGAGGTCGTCACCGTGCCCCGGCACGTGCCGACCCGCGCCGTCGAAGTGCAGCTCACCGCCTCGACGTTCGAGGAGGAGCAGATCTTCAGCAGTGTCGACGCGAGCCCGCAGGAGCGGGCCCGCACCGAGTTCACCGTGGCGGTGCAGGTCGTACGGGCCGGGGGCGGCGGCCGCAACGCGCACGTGCGCGGGCGGGACATCTGGCGGGCCGCGGCGGTCGCCTCGGTGGAGGCCGTGCTGCGGCTCACCGGCGGTGAAGGGCCGTGCAAGGCCGGGGTGTTCAGCCCGGCCGAGGCGTTCGAGGCGGCGGGATTCCTGCGGACCCTGGCGGATCAGGGCGTGTTCGAGGCGGCACTCCCCGAGCCCTGA
- a CDS encoding glycoside hydrolase family 6 protein, whose amino-acid sequence MVATPQAVWFGDQSPAEVEKLARDVVRDAGRDDAVPVFALYNVPGRDCANYSAGGAANTAEYQAWIDAVARGIGRGDAMVILEPDSLALLPADCGQDDAAGTKTAARYAEVNYAVDRLEPLPGTRVYLDTGHPGWHAVGSIVPRLIKGGVERASGFYTNASNYNADDANSWYGKLISSCIAHVDAGGDAADCPHQSAPRAETQAWIDAHVHVPASRMTHFVTDSSRNGRGPWVPPAGKYSDPQDWCNPPDRGLGARPTLRTGDPLQDARLWIKTPGESDGLCLRGTAGPEDPERGTVDPKAGDWFPQQALELVRYAEPPLLPGDQGSGSAASNTP is encoded by the coding sequence ATGGTCGCCACCCCGCAGGCCGTGTGGTTCGGCGACCAGAGCCCGGCGGAGGTCGAGAAGCTGGCCCGGGACGTCGTCCGCGACGCGGGCCGCGACGACGCCGTCCCCGTGTTCGCGCTCTACAATGTGCCCGGCCGCGACTGCGCCAACTACTCGGCGGGCGGCGCCGCGAACACCGCCGAGTACCAGGCGTGGATCGACGCCGTCGCCCGGGGCATCGGGCGCGGCGACGCGATGGTGATCCTCGAACCCGACTCGCTGGCCCTGCTGCCCGCCGACTGCGGGCAGGACGACGCCGCGGGCACGAAGACCGCCGCCCGCTACGCCGAGGTCAACTACGCCGTCGACCGGTTGGAGCCGCTGCCCGGCACCCGCGTCTACCTCGACACCGGCCACCCCGGCTGGCACGCCGTCGGCTCGATCGTGCCGCGCCTGATCAAGGGCGGCGTCGAGCGGGCCTCCGGCTTCTACACCAACGCCTCGAACTACAACGCAGACGACGCCAACTCCTGGTACGGCAAGCTGATCTCGTCGTGCATCGCCCACGTCGACGCGGGCGGCGACGCCGCCGACTGCCCGCACCAGTCCGCGCCGCGCGCCGAGACGCAGGCATGGATCGACGCCCACGTCCACGTCCCCGCCTCCCGGATGACGCACTTCGTCACGGACTCCAGCCGCAACGGCCGCGGCCCGTGGGTCCCGCCGGCCGGCAAGTACAGCGACCCGCAGGACTGGTGCAACCCGCCGGACCGCGGCCTCGGCGCCCGCCCGACCCTGCGCACCGGCGACCCCTTGCAGGACGCGCGCCTGTGGATCAAGACGCCGGGGGAGTCGGACGGCCTGTGCCTGCGCGGGACGGCGGGCCCCGAGGACCCGGAGCGGGGCACGGTCGACCCGAAGGCCGGGGACTGGTTCCCGCAACAGGCCCTGGAACTCGTGCGGTACGCCGAACCGCCGCTCCTCCCGGGTGATCAGGGCTCGGGGAGTGCCGCCTCGAACACGCCCTGA